In Sphingobacteriaceae bacterium, the following proteins share a genomic window:
- a CDS encoding transposase → MDPSYNDFLKIVLPEGICDYFELTGYKKDSESERIDLYLQEISTIPAEYATVRLTSKGFFDQVTIQDFPIRGHNVFLHVKRRRWLNEETGSVVFRNWDIITKGTRITNDFAAFLKEIS, encoded by the coding sequence ATGGACCCATCCTACAATGACTTTTTAAAAATAGTATTACCTGAGGGGATTTGCGATTATTTTGAACTCACAGGTTATAAAAAAGACTCAGAAAGCGAGCGCATTGATTTGTATTTACAAGAGATAAGCACTATTCCTGCTGAGTACGCGACTGTCCGATTAACTTCAAAAGGTTTTTTTGATCAGGTAACTATACAAGATTTTCCGATTCGGGGGCACAATGTTTTTCTGCATGTCAAGCGTCGTCGCTGGCTTAATGAGGAGACCGGAAGTGTAGTTTTTCGTAATTGGGATATCATTACAAAAGGGACGCGAATCACAAACGATTTTGCGGCTTTTTTAAAAGAAATTAGTTGA
- a CDS encoding DDE transposase, producing the protein MGSFYGINGKKLQRYYRKKLSDYNDWKYKNKAEQGIIFPENIGPYLSIDETCLSHSELYTILSNKAAKGKKGTIVAILKGTHSESIISLLQSIPLHLRKRVREVTLDLAGSMGLIVKKCFPHASMVIDRFHVQQLATEALQEIRIRHRWEAIEAENNGIDESRKNKRAYVPEILSNGETLKQLLARSRYLLYKAEHNWTLEQSQRANILFDRYPDIKKAYGLAQKLSWIYSNTKEKIYAFTRLAKWHEEVAQSGFKTFNTLSRTIENNYKRILNYFNNRSTNASAESFNAKIKAFRAQYRGVTDVNFFLFRLSKLFA; encoded by the coding sequence ATAGGCTCATTTTACGGCATTAATGGCAAAAAGCTTCAGCGTTACTATCGTAAGAAATTAAGTGATTATAACGATTGGAAATACAAGAATAAAGCCGAACAAGGAATTATATTTCCTGAAAACATTGGTCCTTATTTATCCATTGATGAGACCTGTTTATCACACTCAGAGCTTTACACAATCCTCTCCAACAAAGCGGCAAAAGGGAAGAAGGGTACCATAGTTGCGATTTTAAAGGGGACTCACTCGGAGAGCATAATCTCATTGCTACAAAGTATCCCCTTACATCTTAGAAAGAGAGTTCGTGAAGTCACACTGGATCTTGCGGGTAGCATGGGGTTAATCGTAAAAAAATGTTTTCCTCATGCAAGTATGGTTATTGATCGCTTCCATGTTCAACAGTTAGCTACCGAAGCACTCCAGGAAATAAGAATAAGACATCGTTGGGAAGCTATAGAGGCTGAAAATAATGGCATTGACGAATCCCGGAAAAACAAAAGAGCTTATGTCCCTGAAATTTTAAGTAATGGTGAGACTCTCAAACAACTACTCGCAAGAAGCCGCTATTTACTCTACAAAGCCGAACACAACTGGACTTTAGAACAATCCCAAAGAGCTAACATACTTTTTGATCGTTATCCTGATATTAAAAAAGCGTATGGTCTGGCTCAAAAATTATCCTGGATCTACAGCAATACAAAAGAGAAAATATATGCGTTTACAAGATTAGCCAAATGGCATGAAGAGGTTGCCCAATCTGGGTTCAAGACCTTCAATACCCTATCCAGAACCATTGAAAACAATTACAAAAGAATACTAAACTACTTTAATAACAGAAGTACTAATGCCTCAGCCGAATCATTTAATGCGAAAATCAAAGCTTTTAGAGCGCAATACCGAGGAGTTACAGATGTAAATTTCTTCCTATTTAGACTCTCTAAACTATTTGCCTAA
- a CDS encoding glutamine-hydrolyzing GMP synthase produces the protein MQEQILILDFGSQFTQLIARRLRELNVYCEIHPYTKVPKITPDIKGVILSGSPHSVREENAPRPDLSEIKGKLPLLGVCYGAQFLAHFFGGEVGKSNSREYGRAHLEIKDKESRLFKDVNDSVVWMSHGDTILTIPSTYKITASTHDVKVAAYDIAGEDTFAIQFHPEVYHTAEGTKILKNFVYGICKCKGDWTPASFIDTTISDLKKQLGDEKVILGLSGGVDSSVAAMILHKAIGTNLHCIFVDNGLLRKNEFESVLESYKHMGLNVKGVNAKDKFYSELNGVSDPEKKRKAIGKVFIDVFDEESKLVANAQWLAQGTIYPDVIESVSVKGPSATIKSHHNVGGLPDYMKLKIVEPLRSLFKDEVRRVGKELGLDENILNRHPFPGPGLAIRILGEITEEKIRIIQEVDAIFIDGLKSHDLYKEVWQAGAIFLPIQSVGVMGDERTYESVVALRAVSSTDGMTADWCHLPYEFLAKISNEIINKVRGVNRVVYDISSKPPATIEWE, from the coding sequence ATGCAAGAACAGATTCTCATTTTAGATTTTGGTTCTCAATTTACACAGTTAATTGCCCGCCGTTTGCGCGAATTAAACGTTTATTGCGAAATTCATCCTTATACAAAAGTTCCTAAAATTACCCCTGACATTAAAGGTGTTATACTTTCCGGAAGTCCACACAGCGTGCGTGAAGAAAATGCACCAAGACCTGATTTGTCTGAAATAAAAGGTAAACTTCCTTTGTTAGGGGTTTGCTATGGCGCCCAGTTTCTTGCACATTTTTTTGGTGGTGAAGTTGGTAAATCAAACTCCCGCGAATACGGACGGGCGCACCTTGAAATAAAGGATAAGGAAAGCAGACTTTTTAAAGATGTTAATGATTCTGTAGTTTGGATGAGTCATGGCGACACTATTCTAACTATTCCTTCCACCTATAAAATTACGGCTAGCACCCACGATGTTAAAGTGGCAGCATACGATATTGCCGGTGAAGATACTTTTGCGATTCAGTTCCACCCTGAGGTTTATCATACAGCTGAGGGAACTAAAATCCTGAAAAATTTTGTGTACGGCATTTGTAAATGCAAAGGCGATTGGACACCCGCATCTTTTATCGATACAACCATTTCTGATCTTAAAAAACAATTGGGTGACGAAAAAGTAATTCTTGGTCTGAGTGGTGGTGTAGACAGTAGCGTTGCTGCGATGATACTTCACAAAGCTATTGGTACAAATTTGCATTGCATTTTTGTTGACAATGGTCTGCTTCGTAAAAACGAATTTGAAAGTGTTCTCGAATCCTATAAGCACATGGGATTAAATGTAAAAGGAGTGAATGCTAAAGATAAATTCTATTCAGAATTAAACGGCGTTTCTGATCCTGAGAAAAAACGTAAGGCTATTGGTAAAGTATTTATCGATGTATTTGACGAAGAATCGAAACTTGTTGCAAACGCACAATGGCTTGCGCAGGGCACTATTTATCCTGACGTTATTGAAAGTGTTAGTGTAAAAGGACCTTCTGCTACTATTAAATCTCATCATAACGTAGGCGGACTACCCGACTACATGAAATTAAAGATTGTAGAGCCACTTCGCAGTTTATTTAAAGACGAAGTGCGCCGAGTTGGTAAAGAATTAGGTCTCGACGAAAACATCCTGAATCGTCATCCCTTTCCCGGGCCCGGATTGGCAATACGTATTCTCGGAGAAATTACAGAAGAAAAGATTCGCATCATACAGGAAGTAGATGCTATTTTTATTGATGGATTAAAATCACACGACTTGTATAAAGAAGTTTGGCAGGCCGGTGCAATTTTCCTTCCCATTCAAAGTGTTGGCGTTATGGGCGATGAAAGAACTTACGAAAGTGTTGTAGCCTTAAGAGCTGTAAGCAGCACAGATGGCATGACAGCAGACTGGTGCCACTTACCCTATGAGTTTCTTGCTAAAATAAGCAACGAGATCATAAACAAGGTAAGAGGCGTTAATCGCGTGGTTTATGACATTAGCTCTAAACCACCAGCAACTATTGAGTGGGAATAA
- a CDS encoding transcriptional regulator, producing the protein MEVAEIGKTVKHRREALDLTIRDLAEVTGLSKTTITQIETGSSNPTFEVLQKIFEYLNLEMKIEVRKQI; encoded by the coding sequence ATGGAAGTAGCAGAAATAGGTAAAACAGTAAAGCATAGACGGGAGGCATTAGATCTAACTATAAGAGATCTGGCTGAGGTTACAGGTCTATCTAAAACAACAATTACTCAAATCGAAACAGGTAGCAGCAACCCTACGTTTGAAGTACTACAAAAGATTTTTGAGTATCTCAACCTGGAGATGAAAATAGAAGTCAGAAAGCAAATATAA
- a CDS encoding ATPase — protein MTTIKEKSPGTRKTLSLEKTVNLPVSEVWKAWTNCELLHKWWGPKAYTCPHCEINLQIGGKYFISMKAKDGEEIYSTGIYKEIVPYKKLVMTDSFSDSSGNIISAPAEMAGDWPEALLTTVELQADNEKTFISLKQEGLPVEAYNDCVQGWLESLDKLENNLKWHSI, from the coding sequence ATGACGACTATTAAAGAAAAATCTCCCGGGACGCGAAAAACCCTATCCCTTGAAAAGACTGTGAATCTCCCTGTTTCGGAGGTTTGGAAAGCCTGGACAAATTGTGAGTTGCTTCATAAGTGGTGGGGACCAAAAGCTTATACCTGCCCTCATTGTGAGATTAATTTACAAATTGGCGGCAAATATTTCATTAGTATGAAGGCAAAAGATGGGGAAGAAATTTACTCAACAGGAATTTATAAGGAAATTGTCCCTTATAAGAAACTTGTTATGACGGATAGTTTTTCGGATAGTTCGGGAAACATCATCTCTGCTCCAGCTGAAATGGCAGGCGATTGGCCCGAAGCTCTTTTAACAACAGTAGAATTACAGGCAGACAATGAAAAAACATTTATTTCCTTAAAACAAGAGGGTTTACCGGTTGAAGCCTACAATGATTGCGTTCAGGGCTGGCTTGAATCACTCGATAAACTCGAAAATAATTTAAAATGGCATTCTATCTAA
- a CDS encoding phosphatidylinositol kinase, producing MKIGNKLEVIYKGVIKAGILWVDDDGYHFEYDDVFINDNSVRPISVNLSKTTKTHHSKELFHYFKSILSEGENRQQICKALSIDPSDDWSLLALTCQHDTIAAITVKTI from the coding sequence ATGAAAATCGGAAATAAATTAGAAGTCATTTATAAAGGAGTAATCAAAGCAGGCATTCTGTGGGTTGATGATGACGGATATCATTTTGAGTATGATGATGTATTTATTAACGATAACTCAGTGCGACCAATTTCAGTCAATTTATCAAAGACAACAAAGACGCATCATTCCAAAGAATTGTTTCACTATTTCAAATCCATTCTTAGCGAAGGCGAGAATCGCCAACAAATTTGCAAAGCACTAAGTATTGATCCCAGCGATGACTGGAGCCTATTGGCATTGACCTGCCAACATGATACAATTGCAGCTATAACGGTAAAAACGATATAA
- a CDS encoding oxygen-dependent coproporphyrinogen oxidase: protein MEINRDEISAWLKNLQDSICIALEKADGKAQFEEENWSRPEGGGGRTRIMREGNVIEKGGVLFSAVEGDAPDFLFKEKEHSVSGTQDSKEKPKFFATGVSIVIHPQNPMVPIIHMNIRYFEMTNGVRWLGGGIDLTPHYVVEEDAKFFHIALKTVCDKHNKTYYTQFKKWADDYFYIPHRKETRGIGGIFFDRLNEDASMNFEKNLAFWKAVGETFAPTYTELIARNKNKKFSEKNKQWQLLRRGRYVEFNLVYDKGTKFGLETNGRVESILMSLPKLASWEYDFKTDENSEEGKTLSLLKKDLNWASEESKG from the coding sequence ATGGAAATAAACAGAGATGAAATTTCTGCATGGTTAAAAAATCTGCAGGATTCTATTTGTATCGCTTTGGAAAAAGCAGATGGCAAAGCTCAGTTTGAAGAAGAGAACTGGAGCCGCCCTGAAGGCGGAGGTGGAAGAACCCGCATCATGCGCGAGGGAAATGTAATTGAAAAAGGCGGCGTATTATTCAGCGCTGTGGAAGGAGATGCTCCCGACTTCTTATTTAAAGAGAAAGAACATTCAGTTTCCGGAACACAAGATTCAAAAGAAAAACCGAAATTCTTCGCTACTGGAGTTTCCATTGTTATTCATCCACAAAATCCCATGGTTCCAATCATCCACATGAACATCCGTTATTTTGAAATGACGAATGGTGTGCGGTGGCTGGGAGGAGGGATTGACCTTACTCCGCATTATGTTGTGGAAGAGGATGCTAAGTTTTTTCATATCGCTCTTAAAACGGTTTGCGACAAACATAATAAGACCTACTATACCCAATTTAAAAAATGGGCCGACGATTATTTTTATATTCCGCACCGTAAAGAAACGCGGGGCATTGGAGGGATCTTCTTTGATCGTTTAAATGAAGACGCTTCCATGAACTTTGAAAAAAACCTCGCTTTCTGGAAAGCGGTGGGTGAAACCTTTGCTCCCACTTACACAGAACTCATTGCCAGAAATAAAAACAAAAAATTTTCCGAAAAAAATAAACAGTGGCAATTATTGCGCCGTGGTCGTTACGTAGAGTTTAATCTTGTTTACGACAAAGGGACAAAATTTGGTCTTGAAACCAACGGACGTGTGGAATCCATTTTAATGAGTCTGCCAAAATTAGCAAGTTGGGAATACGATTTTAAAACGGATGAAAATTCTGAAGAAGGAAAAACCTTGAGCCTTTTGAAAAAAGACCTAAATTGGGCTAGTGAGGAAAGTAAGGGATAA
- a CDS encoding DEAD/DEAH box helicase, which yields MEETLEAAESRKLYPYQEQAVNRIFNRLSELPPNANLLFQLPTGGGKTIIFSEIAKRYIAQSKRKVLILTHRIELGKQTSDVLAEAGISNKVITSDVKQLPQQSHYNSFIALVETLNNRLQENDKFLEDIGLVIVDEAHNNSFRKIFHYFNDVNILGVTATPLSSNKKLPLYQTYTELIVGESISNLIEQGFLCEGQTFSYDVNLSSLRVGNNGEFTVGSHEQLYTQAIMQGKLVEAYEELSKGKKTLIFNAGILTSRAVYETFKAKGYPIKHLDSTFSDKERVDTLDWFRKTKDGILTSVSILTTGFDEPEVETIFLNRATKSLTLYHQMIGRGSRVLPNKKTFNIIDLGNNSRRFNLWQYPIDWNHVFVAPHMYLEQRYKDEWDYELVNDYDLPPEIKERFLNSSAEAFIVRDRYAMALRKGKKPQTVVDESLEDHFGRIKDNAADFEEALELFNLLGEEMKYRMKQFGKCINSTNNHIDWQSQSYASKLRRRLMTYYAE from the coding sequence ATGGAAGAAACCCTAGAAGCCGCAGAATCACGTAAATTATATCCTTACCAGGAACAAGCCGTAAATAGAATTTTTAACCGTTTGAGCGAGTTACCTCCAAACGCTAATCTACTTTTTCAGCTCCCTACAGGTGGAGGTAAAACGATTATTTTTAGTGAAATTGCAAAGCGTTATATAGCTCAGAGCAAACGTAAAGTTTTAATTCTCACACACCGCATCGAGTTAGGAAAACAAACTTCCGATGTTTTAGCGGAGGCAGGGATTTCAAATAAGGTTATTACAAGTGATGTAAAACAATTGCCGCAGCAAAGTCATTACAACTCTTTTATAGCGCTTGTTGAGACTTTAAATAACCGTTTACAGGAAAATGATAAATTTTTAGAGGACATAGGATTAGTGATTGTCGATGAGGCTCACAACAACTCTTTCCGCAAAATTTTCCATTATTTTAATGACGTAAATATTTTAGGTGTAACAGCAACACCTTTAAGCAGTAATAAGAAATTACCCTTATATCAAACTTATACCGAACTTATTGTTGGCGAGAGTATTTCTAATCTTATCGAGCAGGGATTTTTGTGCGAGGGGCAGACTTTTTCTTACGATGTTAACTTAAGCTCTTTACGTGTCGGTAATAACGGTGAGTTTACCGTTGGATCTCACGAACAGTTATATACACAAGCTATCATGCAGGGTAAACTTGTGGAGGCTTACGAAGAACTTTCAAAAGGAAAAAAGACTTTAATTTTTAATGCAGGTATTTTAACCAGTCGCGCAGTATACGAAACTTTTAAAGCTAAAGGCTACCCAATTAAGCATCTGGACAGTACCTTTAGCGATAAAGAACGGGTAGATACCTTGGATTGGTTTCGCAAGACCAAAGACGGTATCCTTACTTCCGTTAGTATCTTAACTACAGGTTTTGACGAACCGGAAGTGGAAACCATTTTTCTTAATCGTGCTACAAAGTCCCTTACACTCTATCATCAAATGATTGGTCGTGGTAGCCGTGTGCTCCCAAACAAAAAGACTTTCAATATCATCGATTTAGGGAACAATTCGCGCCGCTTTAATTTATGGCAGTATCCTATTGACTGGAATCACGTGTTTGTGGCGCCGCACATGTATCTTGAGCAACGTTACAAAGACGAGTGGGATTACGAATTGGTAAATGATTACGACCTTCCTCCAGAAATTAAAGAGCGTTTTCTTAACTCAAGTGCTGAAGCCTTTATTGTACGCGACCGTTATGCAATGGCGCTTCGTAAAGGAAAAAAACCACAGACAGTTGTAGATGAAAGCCTGGAAGATCACTTTGGCCGTATTAAAGACAATGCTGCTGATTTTGAAGAGGCTCTTGAATTATTCAATCTCCTGGGTGAAGAAATGAAATACCGTATGAAACAGTTTGGTAAATGCATTAATTCTACCAACAATCACATTGATTGGCAGAGTCAGAGTTACGCTAGTAAATTAAGAAGAAGGTTAATGACCTACTACGCCGAATAA
- a CDS encoding AraC family transcriptional regulator, producing MFSERYSPCPALQPFIKTMMIIESSEGMQNKLLPDTSIVIAFRLRGTVSSVDIKGKTTLPTSLITGLRKSSRLVNYEKNTAVLLVIFKETGLSTFLKTPAHEFFGESISLEQLFPKEQLHALEDQLADSHSNLESFQLSERFFLKFLSSKKQDYLIVNAVQTIKLSKGSLPVKILVNTFPISHDAFEKRFRKTTGTSPKHFSSIVRFRHLISNYTANVTLTDLAYDSGFFDQNHFIKNFKSFTGETPRIFFQAGRFW from the coding sequence ATGTTTTCAGAAAGATATAGTCCTTGCCCGGCTCTTCAGCCGTTTATTAAAACAATGATGATCATTGAAAGCTCAGAGGGTATGCAAAACAAGCTTTTGCCGGATACCTCTATTGTTATAGCGTTCAGATTAAGAGGGACTGTAAGTTCAGTAGATATAAAAGGGAAAACGACACTTCCCACTTCCCTCATAACCGGACTTCGCAAATCCTCACGCCTTGTGAATTACGAAAAAAATACGGCGGTGCTTTTAGTTATATTCAAAGAAACGGGCCTTTCCACTTTTCTCAAAACGCCGGCTCACGAATTTTTCGGAGAAAGCATTTCCCTTGAGCAGCTCTTCCCTAAAGAGCAACTGCATGCCTTAGAAGATCAACTTGCAGATTCTCATTCCAACCTTGAAAGTTTTCAATTATCCGAACGTTTTTTTCTTAAATTTTTGTCATCCAAAAAGCAAGACTACCTGATAGTAAACGCTGTTCAAACAATTAAACTTTCAAAAGGATCCCTTCCAGTTAAAATTCTTGTAAACACTTTTCCTATTAGCCACGATGCTTTTGAAAAACGATTTCGAAAAACAACGGGCACTAGTCCAAAACATTTTTCCTCTATAGTTCGTTTCCGGCATCTGATCTCGAACTATACCGCAAACGTCACTCTAACAGATCTAGCATATGACTCCGGCTTTTTCGATCAAAATCATTTTATAAAAAATTTTAAATCTTTTACAGGCGAAACTCCACGCATTTTCTTTCAGGCAGGACGCTTCTGGTAA
- a CDS encoding LLM class flavin-dependent oxidoreductase — protein MEIGIDSFAAAAIGNDVGSKTNSMDALGKLLERIEHADKSGLHVFGIGEHHRKEFLDSAPTMILAAAASRTKQIRLTSAVTVLSAADPVRVFQNFATLDLISKGRAEIVAGRGSFTEAFPLFGLNLNDYDELFSEKLELLLKIRDNESVTWSGKFRPALKNQAIYPRPIQDLFPVWIGVGGTPESFVRAGTLGLPLMVAVIGGETHRFRPLIDLYREAGKRAGHAPEKLKVGLHSLGYISASSQQAVEEFYPGYAETFTRIGKERGWPPVTKAHFDAQNGARGALMIGGPEEIAEKILRHSEALGGISRFTFQMDNAGLTHEKLMKAIELIGEKVIPLVNAKSN, from the coding sequence ATGGAAATAGGAATAGATAGTTTCGCTGCAGCGGCGATTGGCAATGATGTAGGCTCGAAAACAAACAGTATGGACGCCCTTGGGAAACTCCTGGAACGCATTGAGCACGCCGATAAATCGGGGCTTCACGTGTTTGGCATAGGCGAACATCACCGCAAAGAATTTCTCGACTCTGCGCCTACTATGATTCTTGCAGCAGCAGCTTCCCGCACAAAACAGATCCGTCTTACCAGTGCGGTTACGGTTTTAAGCGCTGCCGATCCTGTGAGAGTTTTTCAAAACTTTGCAACCCTTGATCTTATCTCTAAAGGACGTGCTGAAATCGTTGCCGGACGAGGCTCTTTTACAGAAGCTTTTCCTTTGTTTGGCCTGAATCTTAATGATTACGATGAACTCTTTAGCGAAAAACTAGAGCTTCTTTTGAAAATACGCGACAATGAATCTGTTACCTGGTCAGGAAAATTTCGTCCGGCTTTAAAAAATCAAGCTATTTATCCAAGACCTATTCAAGATCTTTTCCCGGTTTGGATCGGCGTTGGCGGAACACCTGAATCCTTCGTCCGTGCAGGAACTCTGGGCCTTCCGCTTATGGTGGCAGTTATTGGTGGCGAAACACATCGTTTTCGTCCTTTGATAGACCTTTATAGAGAAGCGGGAAAACGGGCCGGACATGCTCCTGAAAAATTAAAAGTTGGCCTGCATTCCTTAGGATACATTAGCGCAAGCTCACAACAAGCGGTGGAGGAATTTTATCCAGGTTATGCCGAAACCTTTACCAGAATTGGAAAAGAAAGAGGATGGCCCCCGGTTACTAAAGCACATTTTGATGCGCAAAACGGAGCAAGAGGGGCGTTGATGATTGGTGGTCCGGAAGAAATCGCTGAAAAAATTCTCCGTCACAGTGAAGCCCTGGGAGGTATTTCCAGATTTACTTTTCAGATGGACAATGCAGGACTAACGCATGAAAAATTGATGAAAGCCATTGAGTTGATCGGGGAGAAGGTGATTCCTTTGGTAAATGCAAAATCTAACTAG
- a CDS encoding ester cyclase produces the protein MKKIILYCVIVAGVSVTFSSFTGSKLKNQKHFPNHKTMINKNKEVIRKLYEEALNRRNYSLLKQLVSEDYIGPRGEKGAEGMEGSVKPLIVSFPEVQWKIEDLLEEGDKVVVRWYWQATHKETYQGITATNRLVKSEAIAIYVLKDEKIIGATMITDRLGFLMQLGVILPEQLPGNQSKK, from the coding sequence ATGAAAAAAATTATTCTCTATTGCGTTATAGTAGCTGGCGTTTCAGTAACGTTTTCAAGCTTCACAGGTAGTAAATTAAAAAATCAGAAACATTTTCCAAATCACAAAACCATGATCAACAAAAACAAAGAAGTAATTCGTAAATTATACGAAGAAGCCTTAAACAGAAGAAATTACAGTCTTTTAAAACAACTTGTGTCTGAAGATTACATTGGGCCGCGCGGAGAAAAAGGTGCCGAAGGAATGGAAGGAAGCGTGAAACCTCTTATTGTTTCTTTTCCCGAAGTACAATGGAAAATTGAAGACCTGTTGGAAGAGGGCGACAAAGTAGTTGTGCGCTGGTATTGGCAAGCCACACACAAAGAAACATACCAGGGAATTACAGCAACTAACAGATTAGTAAAAAGTGAAGCCATTGCAATTTATGTTTTAAAAGATGAAAAAATAATAGGGGCAACAATGATTACCGATCGCCTGGGATTTTTAATGCAATTGGGTGTTATATTGCCGGAGCAATTGCCAGGAAACCAATCAAAAAAATAG